Proteins from a genomic interval of Siniperca chuatsi isolate FFG_IHB_CAS linkage group LG10, ASM2008510v1, whole genome shotgun sequence:
- the LOC122883387 gene encoding serine/threonine-protein kinase WNK2-like isoform X6, translating to MEPEANSNSEVHQELKCPSVPNSQCELALNMYETMSDGNVNLVDSVVRGGSGPSAYPSSSYQKNVHQRFIRRSLWFSDTDEQAFEAPECDNRSKILNINLRTIVDRTRGTSCGIQEGSSTESQGGQKDSATESASADEEKEKGGDALNLTCNDAGKTAIKAASEENEEEAEMKAVSTSPGGRFLKFDIELGRGSFKTVYKGLDTETWVEVAWCELQDRKLSKVERQRFKEEAEMLKGLQHPNIVRFYDFWESPLKGKKCIVLVTELMTSGTLKTYLKRFKVMKPKVLRSWCRQILKGLHFLHTRTPPIIHRDLKCDNIFITGPTGSVKIGDLGLATLKAASFAKSVIGTPEFMAPEMYEEHYDEAVDVYAFGMCMLEMATSEYPYSECQNAAQIYRKVTSGVKPASYNKVMDPEIKEIIGECICQKKEERYTIKDLLNHAFFAEDTGVRVELAEEDDGKKASIALKLWVEDHKKLKGKYKESGAIEFTFDLEKEIPENVAQEMVESGFFHESDAKTVGKSIRDRVTLIKWRRERTVSAAVAVDQGEGGHRVQMTPSQGISAGAAHVGQPLLEPEEPEADQHNRLRNLPASATSVTSDGTLDSGMGSTVYSDSHSSQQSVLYQSLLEPITMATQQCQSSSPSLKDRPHSCEKGEVWGATLSPELRTRLGAAARRASAPVIDTQRANHIAQLHALIQSQRSISPTPTVLENQSELSPSELHSETKDGPPPQSALPVLQVSPVSSSSEYRRFSDISIRLSSGATSENLTLPVPSGRRHSDLSSLLNLNSHNHHFAMHRSHVCQACLSLLLLRSREVSLRCPSIGIPTHHCPCDFRHHSSSGGTMTTPGYGRLKGSSDCSDFSLFQQSLFNIISRKAAPCHTTPTQAYLLHSSAAHKPACSDGDGSLKSHLLSGSLVGHQDPLQECEDRFCAGDQQVTRAVGVASSSGHQNQPSIQGLPSSSTAVHTPLQYLQPGHSYPAAPYAGQHSAATPAPASLCSVNIQHTVSVASYTPPSVQQTQTAAGIPASAVPQHVAQSYQAPGHQQQQATAASSLNFPLKVQQTCQNRAAPTQQQAHSASGYPTPVHQQIAAAANTLPAQQSAQSYPLASVAPTMATMAQCHPAQAPSALQQVQGAVKLPSQQPGQSSSTPALYSQQIPVQQEHQQPLLQNTQSNIQLIQHAGQAYIQPQLQHSQETQHTIHQQMAQKPTHHSQSLESPGQQQVHTPTLQKHSQKTMHIAVPQQSQDVSQSTVQQVQTPASQPHPTATTVVQVAATHQSYHAAGLPDAASQSYAHSAINALQQQTAPAQSQYLPSQSTAAPQSYGGANQVVTHQSLQASSQHSQAAHLTQQFQPYLCIAAFLNQNIPAGQSISKLGQDGQGHGQNLSQSASGVPVQALPPQQSMAQATVHQQLQPLQMSNSLPPTHPSQYPTVQVMTTVTDCESSYPHSCTTPHPSTSSSLNSIFLSPGQTLPVSSSVSPLSPLHIENVLVSPIPVSLVPSPSPVLGKAGSTSPQHQLTAALQQSIRSEASHSQPAFISALTTTHPIHTHPAPSQNTHPPTNGSTQPLIQQVPQQAKVNHSELVPSAQLTQPAVFSSPVQNGSDLGTATTAAQLDNRNPCQLPPQAQSQSQVQSQVPVMQPSDSQRASSGSGSSTLTQQKQLTTLTGTAGQGPAETNTEDQAAEKHTGGQSYDSVNSDATSGKEMSDGYEGTHGGKGEGKVRKHHRRSTRTRSRQEKINRPKLSMLNVCNTGDKMVECQLETHNHKMVTFKFDLDGDAPEEIATYMVENDFILPLEKEVFIEQLKDIVDKAEDMLSEDTEGERNSDQGGSPKQSEGAGTLGTEGLKASTPSTSQLVYQQNVLHTGKRWFIICPVAETPMLDKEKTTSHTSTAQEPEKSASSSVRPNSNTTAVTTPFASLSSQSPSSSSLPPAAQTSVQPQDQNTDKARIQQPQPCLTKHALAAAGVSHHSSLPVEEPCISAVSMVTDMPCCAIVPPVSLDVNSVDKGASGGLASSQTNQKVSPTGELPPHLTSHQSVVLQQPYATPMQPGTVTSQPQSPAHQNSQSSSHQQPVSGGPGESDSEGPRRVEFVDRTIKTLDEKLRNLLYQEHAPSQPSSTASDPHVSSTEGVSSPPVSDGQSTEGALTKKKGEPLPQIPERTDSVGALSDSAVAATNRVLNRRDMTTSSSSYSAKSRFQIIPTPPDVIFRLEKSKTSCSTHSSPAPSSGSGGSHSQTQGPGRKEKGGVAVDRSSVTAAADNENAGTSKPHSSNRYSAPPNFYHASPTSSPDVTPRHIPRAQTIDTPTHHHYHHSSHLCSDSADEDSSSIALPPAHPAPPAHALSEHSGSDLMKRAVAFLRRSGRSKSEQSSDSPSRQPVAMNGHAPSPSAGHSSYISSDNDSEFEDADMRKELQKLREKHMKEISELQAFQKSEIESLYKELGKTLPPNVGLLHAAPPSGRRRRASKHKLKAGKLLNPMVQQLKNNLNTSAERKGESAASSSGSLAKSTVLSDGSAHCSGSSSKPSTAPEQVHTQQPCSLKGSFSSDNIYAGLHGDGMANLAGPGQGWTVYHQTSERVTYKSSSKPRTRFLSGPVSLSIWSSLNTNTAPTASSQPQPSLTTATPSPSPQPITRLAQVQTNNSNNKRGTFTDDLHKLVDDWTKETVAAANQSRPSLNQIKQQRRQQDLEGRAPPMGAAAAHEIKCHVGPSKFKLPLSCPLTAALGPGMPTTLANNSSAMLPPGYLLPAGSYGGMVPGPLYSQQWPGMPSPVGSMGPVGLVGAARMMPYATMANPGIKAYPLVVHDPENGCCLKTTRTT from the exons GATCGCAAACTGTCAAAAGTGGAACGTCAGCGCTTTAAGGAAGAGGCAGAGATGTTGAAGGGTCTTCAACATCCCAACATTGTCCGTTTCTATGACTTTTGGGAATCACCCCTTAAAGGGAAGAAGTGCATTGTTTTAGTAACAGAGCTCATGACGTCAGGAACACTAAAAAC CTACCTAAAGCGTTTCAAGGTAATGAAGCCCAAGGTGCTGAGGAGCTGGTGCAGACAGATCCTGAAAGGCCTTCACTTTCTCCACACCAGGACCCCTCCCATCATCCATAGGGACCTCAAATGTGATAACATCTTTATCACTGGACCTACAGGCTCGGTCAAGATAGGGGATTTAGGACTGGCAACACTCAAGGCGGCTTCCTTTGCTAAGAGTGTCATAG GCACCCCAGAGTTCATGGCTCCAGAGATGTATGAGGAACACTATGATGAGGCTGTGGATGTCTACGCCTTTGGCATGTGTATGCTAGAGATGGCCACCTCAGAATACCCCTACTCCGAGTGCCAGAATGCTGCTCAGATATACCGCAAAGTCACTAGT GGAGTGAAGCCAGCGAGCTACAACAAGGTCATGGATCCTGAAATCAAGGAGATTATTGGGGAGTGTATCTGCCAAAAGAAAGAGGAGCG GTACACCATCAAGGACTTGTTGAACCATGCTTTCTTTGCTGAGGACACAGGTGTAAGGGTGGAGCTTGCTGAGGAGGATGATGGGAAAAAGGCCTCCATAGCCCTGAAACTGTGGGTGGAGGACCACAAGAAGTTAAAAGGGAAGTACAAGGAGAGTGGAGCCATCGAGTTCACGTTTGATCTGGAAAAGGAGATCCCTGAGAATGTGGCACAAGAGATG gtgGAGTCTGGCTTCTTTCACGAGAGTGATGCTAAGACTGTGGGAAAGTCGATCAGGGACCGTGTGACACTGATCAaatggagaagagagagaacagtgtCTGCTGCAGTTGCAGTGGATCAAGGTGAAGGGGGACACAGGGTCCAGATGACACCATCTCAGGGCATCTCTGCTGGGGCTGCACATGTAGGACAGCCTTTGCTGGAACCAGAAGAGCCAGAGGCAGACCAGCACAACAGGCTGCGTAACCTACCAGCCAGTGCAACCTCAGTGACAT cagACGGCACACTTGACAGTGGCATGGGCTCTACTGTGTATTCAGACTCCCACAGCAGCCAACAGAGTGTCCTCTACCAGTCCCTGCTGGAGCCTATTACTATGGCAACACAGCAG TGCCAGAGCAGTAGCCCTTCTCTGAAAGATCGACCTCACTCCTGTGAGAAGGGTGAAGTGTGGGGGGCAACACTGAGCCCAGAGCTGAGGACTCGATTGGGAGCTGCAGCCCGGAGAGCAAGTGCCCCTGTTATTGACACTCAAAGGGCAAACCACATTGCTCAACTCCATGCCCTCATTCAGTCTCAGAGATCAATCAGTCCCACCCCCACAGTACTAGAGAACCAGTCGGAACTCAGCCCCTCTGAGCTTCACTCAGAGACTAAGGATGGGCCCCCTCCCCAGAGTGCTCTGCCAGTACTGCAGGTCTCCCCTGTCTCCTCGTCCTCTGAGTACCGCCGCTTCAGTGACATCAGCATCAGACTGTCATCAGGGGCCACCAGTGAGAACTTAACACTGCCTGTGCCAAGTGGACGCAGACACTCTGACCTTAGTAGTCTTCTGAATCTAAACTCTCATAACCACCATTTTGCAATGCATAGAAGCCACGTGTGCCAGGCCTGCCTCTCTTTGCTTCTTCTAAGGTCACGAGAAGTGAGCCTCCGCTGTCCTTCTATTGGCATACCAACACACCATTGTCCATGTGACTTTAGACACCACTCGTCCTCTGGTGGAACAATGACCACCCCTGGTTATGGAAGGCTGAAAGGCTCAAGTGATTGTTCCGATTTCTCACTGTTTCAGCAGTCCCTGTTCAATATAATTAGCCGCAAAGCAGCCCCTTGTCACACCACACCCACCCAAGCCTACCTGCTACACTCCTCAGCTGCCCACAAGCCTGCCTGCAGTGATGGAGACGGCAGCCTGAAGAGTCATCTCCTGAGTGGCAGTTTGGTTGGGCACCAAGATCCACTCCAGGAATGCGAGGATAGATTCTGTGCTGGAGATCAGCAAGTTACCAGGGCTGTGGGAGTG GCCAGTTCTTCAGGTCACCAGAATCAACCATCTATCCAGGGCCTGCCTTCTTCTAGCACAGCAGTCCACACACCACTGCAGTACCTCCAGCCTGGACACAGCTACCCTGCTGCTCCATATGCTGGCCAACACAGTGCTGCAACACCAGCTCCAGCCAGTCTGTGTTCAGTCAACATCCAGCATACAGTCAGTGTTGCTAGCTACACACCTCCAAGTGTGCAACAGACCCAAACTGCAGCAGGTATTCCAGCATCAGCTGTGCCACAACATGTTGCACAGAGCTACCAAGCACCAGGCCATCAACAGCAGCAGGCAACAGCAGCAAGCTCTTTGAATTTTCCTTTGAAAGTCCAACAGACTTGTCAGAACCGTGCGGCCCCAACTCAACAACAGGCTCACTCTGCATCAGGATATCCTACTCCAGTTCACCAACAGattgctgcagcagcaaacaccCTGCCAGCACAGCAGTCAGCACAAAGCTACCCTCTTGCATCTGTAGCCCCAACTATGGCAACCATGGCCCAGTGTCATCCTGCACAAGCTCCCAGCGCACTGCAACAGGTCCAAGGTGCAGTCAAACTTCCAAGTCAGCAGCCTGGTCAGAGCTCCTCTACACCAGCACTTTACAGCCAACAGATACCTGTTCAGCAAGAGCACCAGCAGCCCTTACTGCAAAACACTCAGTCCAATATACAACTAATACAACATGCTGGGCAGGCTTATATTCAGCCTCAACTCCAGCATAGCCAAGAAACTCAGCATACTATACATCAACAAATGGCACAAAAGCCTACCCACCATTCTCAAAGTCTTGAGTCTCCTGGTCAGCAACAAGTACACACCCCAACTCTACAGAAGCACAGTCAGAAAACCATGCACATAGCAGTTCCACAACAGAGCCAGGATGTGTCCCAGTCTACAGTCCAACAGGTCCAGACCCCAGCTTCTCAGCCTCATCCTACAGCAACCACAGTTGTGCAAGTTGCAGCCACACACCAGAGTTACCATGCTGCAGGTCTACCTGATGCTGCCTCTCAGAGCTATGCACATTCTGCCATCAATGCGCTGCAGCAACAGACTGCTCCAGCTCAGAGCCAGTACCTGCCCTCACAGTCTACTGCTGCTCCACAGAGCTATGGAGGAGCTAACCAGGTAGTGACTCATCAGAGCCTTCAAGCCTCTTCCCAGCATAGCCAGGCTGCACATCTCACCCAACAG tttcAACCCTATCTTTGCATCGCTGCTTTCCTGAATCAG AATATCCCTGCTGGTCAGAGCATTTCAAAGCTTGGACAAGATGGACAGGGCCATGGGCAGAATCTCAGCCAGTCAGCTTCTGGTGTGCCAGTCCAGGCACTTCCTCCTCAGCAGTCAATGGCTCAGGCTACTGTCCACCAACAACTCCAACCTCTGCAGATGTCAAACTCTCTACCACCAACACATCCATCCCAG TATCCCACAGTCCAGGTGATGACAACTGTGACTGACTGTGAATCCTCCTACCCTCACTCCTGCACTACCCCTCACCCTTCAACCTCCTCTTCTCTTAATTCCATCTTCCTTTCTCCTGGACAGACTCTCCCTgtgtcctcctctgtctccccccTTTCTCCTCTGCACATTGAAAATGTGTTAGTTTCACCTATCCCAGTGTCCCTCGTACCTTCCCCCTCACCTGTGCTGGGTAAGGCGGGATCAACATCCCCGCAGCACCAGCTCACTGCTgctctgcagcagagtattAGATCTGAAGCTTCTCATTCACAACCTGCATTTATATCAGCACTAACTACCACCcatcccatacacacacaccctgcccCATCCCAGAACACACACCCTCCCACAAATGGCAGCACTCAGCCTCTGATACAG CAGGTTCCCCAGCAGGCCAAGGTCAACCATTCTGAGCTTGTCCCCTCTGCTCAGCTCACCCAacctgcagtcttctcctcacctgtGCAGAATGGGTCAGACCTGGGCACAGCCACCACTGCTGCCCAGCTGGACAACAGGAACCCATGCCAGCTGCCCCCGCAGGCCCAGTCCCAGAGTCAGGTTCAGAGCCAGGTTCCTGTGATGCAGCCCTCTGACTCTCAAAGAGCATCATCTGGGTCTGGCAGTTCCACTCTGACTCAGCAGAAACAGCTCACTACTCTCACAGGAACTGCAGGTCAGGGTCCAGCAGAGACCAACACAGAG GATCAAGCCGCAGAGAAACACACTGGAGGACAGAGCTATGACAG TGTCAACTCTGATGCCACATCAGGGAAGGAGATGAGTGATGGATATGAGGGGACACATGGAGGTAAAGGCGAAGGAAAAGTCCGCAAACACCACCGCAGGTCCACACGCACTCGTTCTCGGCAAGAGAAGATCAACAGGCCAAAACTCAGTATGCTCAAT GTGTGTAACACTGGCGATAAGATGGTAGAGTGTCAGTTGGAAACTCATAACCATAAAATGGTCACTTTCAAGTTTGACCTGGATGGAGATGCACCGGAAGAGATTGCTACATACATG GTGGAGAATGATTTCATTCTGCCTTTAGAAAAAGAAGTGTTTATCGAGCAGCTGAAGGACATTGTCGACAAGGCTGAGGACATGCTGAGTGAAGACACTGAGGGTGAGAGGAACTCTGACCAGGGAGGGAGTCCCAAACAGAGTGAGGGAGCTGGCACACTGGGAACTGAG GGATTGAAGGCATCCACACCCAGCACCTCACAGCTGGTGTACCAGCAAAATG TCCTCCACACTGGCAAGCGCTGGTTTATCATCTGCCCTGTGGCTGAGACGCCCATGTTAGACAAAGAGAAGACTACATCTCACACCTCTACAGCCCAGG AACCTGAAAAGTCTGCCTCATCATCAGTCAGGCCCAACAGCAACACAACTGCAGTGACTACCCCATTCGCATCTTTATCCTCCCAAagtccatcctcctcctctctgcccccTGCAGCTCAGACCTCAGTGCAACCACAAgaccaaaacactgacaaagcCCGGATCCAGCAGCCTCAGCCCTGTCTAACTAAACATGcccttgctgctgctggtgtcaGCCATCATAGCTCCCTTCCCGTGGAAGAGCCTTgcatctctgctgtctctatgGTAACAGACATGCCATGCTGCGCTATTGTGCCACCTGTGTCTCTGGATGTGAATTCTGTTGATAAAGGAGCTTCTGGTGGTTTGGCCTCCTCTCAAACTAATCAGAAGGTCAGTCCTACTGGAGAACTACCCCCTCACCTGACCTCCCATCAGTCGGTGGTCCTGCAGCAACCCTATGCCACGCCCATGCAGCCTGGTACAGTCACCTCCCAGCCTCAGAGTCCAGCACATCAGAACTCCCAGTCTTCAAGCCACCAGCAGCCAGTGAGCGGGGGGCCAGGAGAGTCGGACAGTGAGGGACCACGCAGGGTGGAGTTTGTTGACCGCACCATCAAGACTTTGGATGAGAAGCTGAGAAACCTGTTGTATCAGGAGCATGCCCCCTCCCAGCCCTCCAGCACTGCATCTGACCCCCACGTCTCCAGTACAGAGGGAGTCAGCTCACCTCCAGTCTCAGACGGCCAGAGCACCGAGGGAGCACTTACAAAGAAGAAAGGGGAGCCACTG CCTCAGATTCCTGAGCGCACAGATAGTGTGGGTGCACTAAGTGACTCTGCAGTGGCAG CCACTAACAGGGTTTTAAACAGAAGAGATATGACCACCAGCTCAAGTTCATATAGCGCCAAAAGCCGTTTTCAA ATCATTCCCACTCCACCAGATGTAATTTTTCGTTTAGAGAAAAGCAAGACGAGCTGCAGCACCCACAGTTCTCCAGCTCCCTCTAGTGGTTCTGGAGGGTCTCACAGCCAGACCCAGGGCCCAGGCAGGAAAGAGAAGGGCGGTGTGGCTGTGGATAGGTCCTCtgtgacagctgcagctgataatGAGAATGCAGGAACATCCAAACCCCACAGTAGTAACCGTTACTCTGCCCCACCGAACTTCTACCACGCCTCCCCCACTTCCAGCCCTGATGTCACCCCACGCCATATCCCCCGGGCCCAGACCATCGACACTCCGACCCATCACCACTACCACCACTCCTCTCACCTCTGCTCTGACTCAGCAGATgaggacagcagcagcataGCTCTTCCTCCAGCCCACCCTGCTCCCCCAGCTCATGCCCTGTCTGAGCACAGTGGAAGCGACCTCATGAAGAGGGCAGTAGCCTTCCTGCGGCGCTCTGGTCGGAGTAAAAGTGAGCAAAGCTCTGATTCACCAAGCCGACAGCCCGTGGCAATGAATGGTCATGCTCCCTCGCCTTCTGCAGGACACTCATCCTACATCAGCAGTGACAATGACTCCGAGTTTGAGGATGCAGATATGAGGAAAGAACTACAGAAATTGAGAGAAAA ACACATGAAGGAGATCTCTGAGCTACAGGCATTCCAGAAGAGTGAGATTGAGAGTCTGTACAAGGAGCTGGGCAAAACACTACCCCCCAATGTTGGTCTACTTCACGCAGCACCCCCAAGTGGCCGCAGACGCAGGGCCAGCAAACACAAGCTGAAGGCTGGAAAACTGCTCAATCCGATGGTGCAGCAGCTCAAAAACAATCTTAACACCTCCGCAGAGAGGAAAG GTGAGAGTGCTGCCAGTTCATCTGGCTCCCTGGCCAAAAGTACAGTTCTGTCAGATGGCTCTGCCCACTGCAGTGGCAGTTCCAGCAAGCCCAGCACAGCCCCAGAGCAGGTCCACACCCAGCAACCATGTTCCTTGAAGGGCTCTTTCTCCTCAGACAACATCTATGCAGGGCTACACGGTGATGGAATGGCCAACCTAGCAGGCCCTGGCCAAG GCTGGACGGTTTACCACCAAACGTCAGAGAGAGTCACCTATAAATCTAGTAGCAAACCACGCACTAGATTCCTCAGTGGACCTGTGTCTCTGTCcatct GGTCTTCTCTCAACACCAACACAGCTCCAACGGCCTCGAGTCAGCCACAGCCGTCACTCACTACAGCCACACCCTCACCATCTCCTCAGCCAATCACACGACTTGCTCAGGTCCAgaccaacaacagcaacaacaagagAGGCACGTTCACCGACGATCTTCACAAACTGGTAGACGACTGGACGAAGGAGACTGTTGCGGCAGCCAATCAATCGCGCCCCTCCCTGAACCAGATCAAACAGCAGAGACGCCAGCAGGACCTGGAAGGCAGAGCGCCGCCCATGGGAGCAGCTGCAGCGCATGAG ATTAAATGCCATGTTGGTCCCAGCAAGTTCAAGCTGCCTCTTTCCTGCCCCCTGACTGCTGCTTTAGGCCCTGGTATGCCAACAACCCTAGCTAACAACTCCTCAGCAATGCTCCCTCCTGGGTACCTTTTGCCAGCAGGCTCCTATGGCGGGATGGTTCCTGGTCCTCTTTACTCCCAGCAGTGGCCTGGCATGCCTAGTCCTGTAGGGTCCATGGGTCCTGTAGGCTTGGTTGGTGCTGCAAGAATGATGCCCTATGCCACAATGGCAAACCCAGGAATCAAAGCCTACCCTCTGGTCGTGCACGACCCTGAGAATGGCTGCTGTCTAAAAACCACTAGGACTACTTAA